The following coding sequences lie in one Heyndrickxia oleronia genomic window:
- a CDS encoding ABC transporter ATP-binding protein: MSIFTLKNVRKTFYNGEIKEEILKGIDLTLKEGEITALVGPSGSGKSTLLTIAAGLQPATDGKVMLGMKNMISMNSEQIRKIRANKFGFVFQFAHLVPFLTVEEQLLLMLDVSESKLKKHEQKIEINKMLKMVEMDHRRNAYPSSLSGGEKQRVAIARGIIHKPKILFADEPTASLDSKRSKDVMSLIRHLARTLNIATLLVTHDEEMLTYADRIVKMSDGKIIGAV, encoded by the coding sequence ATGTCGATATTTACTTTAAAGAACGTTAGAAAAACATTTTATAATGGTGAGATAAAGGAAGAAATTTTAAAAGGTATTGATCTTACTCTGAAAGAAGGGGAAATCACTGCTTTAGTAGGTCCCTCAGGCAGCGGTAAAAGCACACTCCTTACAATTGCAGCAGGACTTCAACCAGCTACAGATGGAAAAGTAATGCTTGGTATGAAAAATATGATCAGTATGAACTCAGAACAAATTCGGAAAATCCGAGCAAATAAATTTGGATTCGTCTTTCAATTTGCTCATCTAGTTCCTTTTCTTACGGTTGAAGAACAATTGCTCCTTATGTTGGATGTTTCTGAATCAAAATTAAAAAAGCATGAACAAAAAATAGAAATAAACAAGATGCTCAAAATGGTGGAAATGGATCACCGAAGAAATGCTTATCCGTCTTCATTATCTGGCGGGGAAAAACAACGAGTTGCAATTGCACGGGGAATCATCCATAAACCTAAAATACTTTTTGCGGATGAACCAACCGCAAGCCTCGATTCAAAAAGATCTAAAGATGTCATGTCATTAATTCGTCATTTGGCAAGAACATTAAATATTGCTACTTTACTAGTGACTCATGACGAAGAAATGCTCACTTATGCTGATCGAATTGTTAAAATGAGCGATGGGAAAATAATAGGAGCTGTATAA
- a CDS encoding ABC transporter permease yields the protein MNIAWKEIRKNKVRFMILGSIIFLVSLLTFIISGLANGLSQDNAALINNLPNGQFYMTKDAEGSYNLSRIDQSIQHRVLSEQKNAVAFSMQMGFIIDDANKQRSVTFFTSTHSNIFENVKKGEIILDSSLKNEGIRIGDTLTNNQFRGKFIVKAFVNQKKFSHAPVAFINMDDYKEIFGAKDMQLLYIPGADSDQKFAGLQTLSKKRFLNTIPSYKAEQMSLSMIVLFLVVISGLLFAIFFYMMNVQKIGLYGILKAIGLKTSTLFKMMWTQMIIITFIALALSAVLSQVFNLIAPEGMPFHLTTETTILLSLVFIVIGFLGATLSGFQIKKIEPMQAIQQGEM from the coding sequence TTGAACATAGCTTGGAAAGAAATAAGGAAAAATAAAGTAAGGTTTATGATCTTAGGTTCTATCATCTTTCTTGTTAGTTTATTGACATTTATTATATCTGGTTTAGCAAATGGATTATCACAAGACAATGCAGCATTGATAAACAATTTACCAAATGGACAATTCTATATGACGAAGGATGCCGAAGGAAGCTATAATCTTTCCCGAATAGACCAAAGTATCCAACATCGTGTATTAAGTGAACAAAAAAATGCAGTAGCTTTTTCAATGCAAATGGGATTTATAATTGATGATGCTAATAAACAACGAAGTGTCACATTTTTCACTTCGACCCATTCAAATATATTCGAAAATGTAAAAAAAGGGGAGATAATACTGGATTCCTCATTGAAGAATGAAGGGATTAGAATTGGTGATACATTAACAAACAATCAATTTAGGGGGAAGTTTATTGTAAAAGCATTTGTTAATCAAAAGAAATTTAGTCATGCACCGGTTGCTTTTATAAATATGGATGATTATAAGGAGATCTTTGGGGCAAAGGATATGCAATTGCTTTATATCCCTGGAGCAGATTCAGATCAAAAGTTCGCTGGCTTACAAACATTATCGAAGAAACGGTTTCTTAATACAATTCCGAGTTATAAAGCAGAGCAAATGTCTTTAAGCATGATTGTATTGTTTTTAGTTGTAATAAGTGGATTGCTGTTTGCTATTTTTTTCTACATGATGAATGTTCAAAAAATTGGATTATACGGTATTTTAAAAGCAATTGGACTAAAAACGAGTACCCTATTCAAAATGATGTGGACACAAATGATTATTATAACATTCATTGCACTTGCTTTATCAGCTGTATTAAGCCAAGTTTTTAATTTGATTGCACCTGAAGGAATGCCTTTTCATTTAACAACGGAAACAACCATACTATTATCTTTAGTTTTTATCGTTATCGGATTTTTAGGAGCTACTCTATCTGGTTTTCAAATTAAAAAGATTGAACCAATGCAAGCCATTCAACAAGGAGAGATGTAG
- a CDS encoding VOC family protein has protein sequence MELSFDHLVHIVNRPEETIEDFATIGLKANLGGRHEFWGTYNALSYFGLSYIEFLGIFDYTIASSIKDNDLIIQAHQWLPEKEGFARIALRTNDIDEVTKRLNQLKIKTIGPIKGKRKREDGKLLQWEMLFISDHVENLPTPFIIQWHEADEVRLKDIEQINNPLKLQELVFAVENGEVIAEKWSQWFQLKKKAPYKDKKLKANCISLELEGCNLVFASPYGQGEISRILEHNGEGPCLLKIANNNIVLEKEMFGGYYQFV, from the coding sequence TTGGAACTTTCATTCGATCATTTAGTGCATATTGTCAATCGTCCAGAAGAGACTATTGAAGATTTTGCCACGATAGGCTTAAAAGCGAACCTAGGTGGGAGACATGAATTTTGGGGAACATATAACGCACTAAGCTATTTCGGACTAAGTTATATTGAATTTCTTGGAATATTTGATTATACAATCGCAAGTAGTATTAAGGATAATGACTTAATTATTCAAGCGCACCAATGGTTACCTGAAAAAGAAGGGTTTGCACGAATTGCCTTACGGACAAACGATATTGACGAAGTAACAAAACGTCTTAATCAGCTTAAAATTAAAACGATTGGTCCTATTAAAGGCAAAAGAAAAAGAGAAGATGGCAAGCTTCTTCAATGGGAGATGCTGTTTATTTCGGATCATGTCGAAAATCTACCAACTCCCTTTATTATTCAGTGGCACGAGGCGGATGAGGTAAGATTGAAAGACATCGAACAAATTAACAATCCATTAAAACTACAAGAGCTTGTATTTGCTGTAGAAAATGGTGAAGTAATTGCTGAAAAATGGAGTCAGTGGTTTCAGTTAAAGAAAAAAGCACCCTATAAGGACAAAAAGTTAAAAGCAAATTGTATCTCATTAGAGCTCGAAGGATGTAATCTCGTATTTGCATCGCCCTATGGTCAGGGGGAGATATCAAGGATATTAGAACATAATGGGGAAGGACCATGTCTTTTAAAGATTGCAAATAATAATATTGTCCTGGAAAAGGAGATGTTTGGAGGATATTATCAATTTGTATAA
- a CDS encoding DUF2161 family putative PD-(D/E)XK-type phosphodiesterase, translated as MKKKTDKLYEVDLYKPIQKYFSNLGYEVYGEVNDCDITAVKDEELILIELKLRLNLDLLVQAAKRQKLTDQVYIAIPKPSYNLFSKKWRDICHLIKRLELGLILVSFFESSTKVDIIFPPTSFNRKKSMQQNKKKRQKHLLEVEGRHGDHNLGGSNKTKIMTAYKENCIQIAYYLDLYGPLTPKALREMGTGEKTLSILNKNYYGWFDRIKRGTYAISLKGKMDLNEYPQIIEYFRLSDVDQ; from the coding sequence ATGAAGAAAAAAACAGATAAGTTATATGAAGTAGACTTGTATAAACCTATTCAAAAGTATTTCTCAAATCTCGGTTATGAAGTATATGGTGAGGTTAATGATTGTGATATAACGGCTGTGAAAGATGAGGAATTAATATTAATTGAATTAAAGCTTCGTTTAAATCTTGATTTACTAGTTCAAGCGGCAAAAAGACAAAAATTAACAGATCAAGTGTATATCGCTATCCCAAAGCCTTCATACAATCTTTTTTCCAAAAAGTGGAGAGATATATGCCATTTGATCAAAAGACTTGAATTAGGTTTGATTCTTGTTTCTTTTTTTGAGTCTTCTACAAAAGTAGATATTATATTTCCCCCTACCAGTTTTAATCGTAAAAAAAGTATGCAACAAAATAAGAAGAAAAGACAAAAACACTTATTGGAAGTCGAAGGTAGGCACGGAGACCATAATCTCGGAGGAAGCAATAAAACTAAGATTATGACTGCCTACAAAGAAAACTGTATCCAAATCGCATACTATCTTGATTTATATGGGCCTCTAACTCCAAAAGCTTTACGTGAAATGGGAACAGGAGAAAAGACATTATCAATTTTAAATAAAAATTATTACGGATGGTTTGATCGCATAAAAAGAGGAACCTATGCAATTAGTTTGAAAGGAAAAATGGATTTAAACGAATATCCGCAGATCATTGAATATTTTCGATTATCAGATGTTGATCAATAA
- a CDS encoding SGNH/GDSL hydrolase family protein, producing the protein MKIICFGDSLTRGVSLVKGRLRIMKENYPSFLQSFFPSDSEEDHVEVVNKGVFNDNSDLLIARLEKDVISQKPDYTIIGIGGNDCNFKWDEVAKNPNQHHEPIVPIEQYLENVKTLIFSIKNSGITPIIMNLPPLDPVRYYKFIAEKFGPSISHWISSVGGIEHWHGLYNRSLNKLANELEVLKIDVRTAIKDAGDFIDLISDDGIHLTSNGYKVLSNEVYQQLIRMMNIKKGTV; encoded by the coding sequence ATGAAAATTATCTGTTTCGGTGATAGTTTAACTAGAGGCGTTTCCTTAGTAAAGGGTAGACTTCGAATAATGAAGGAGAATTATCCTTCTTTCTTACAAAGTTTTTTCCCTTCCGACAGTGAAGAAGACCATGTTGAAGTTGTCAATAAAGGTGTATTTAACGATAATTCGGACTTACTTATTGCTCGTTTAGAAAAAGATGTCATAAGTCAAAAACCAGATTATACGATTATCGGTATTGGTGGTAATGATTGTAATTTTAAATGGGATGAAGTGGCGAAAAATCCTAATCAACATCATGAGCCTATTGTCCCTATAGAACAATATTTAGAGAATGTAAAGACATTGATATTTTCAATTAAGAATTCTGGAATAACTCCGATCATTATGAATTTACCACCACTGGATCCTGTTCGATATTATAAATTTATTGCTGAGAAATTTGGTCCATCAATTAGCCATTGGATTAGCTCCGTCGGTGGTATTGAACATTGGCATGGGCTGTATAATCGTAGCTTGAACAAGTTAGCGAATGAATTAGAAGTATTGAAAATTGATGTAAGAACAGCCATTAAGGATGCAGGAGATTTTATTGATCTCATTAGTGATGATGGGATACATTTGACTTCTAATGGCTATAAAGTACTAAGTAATGAGGTATATCAGCAACTTATACGGATGATGAACATAAAAAAAGGTACTGTCTAG
- a CDS encoding MFS transporter — translation MTYKRFLYFQSIIVMASSMIFPFYVLLLKNVGDSYSQFGWAYGLFALTSAFAYPLIGKFSDKLGDKVLLILYSWSMAVLLLFFPLVTEVWQVYILQIMMGILGAIQKNTEKTALARKVAKETAGMEIGKYHIWTSVGAALAIILTGYMVDFITIGSIFYLASLLYLISGIILLKKH, via the coding sequence ATGACCTATAAACGATTTTTATATTTTCAAAGTATCATCGTAATGGCGAGCAGCATGATATTTCCATTTTATGTTTTGCTCCTAAAAAATGTCGGTGATAGCTATTCCCAATTCGGTTGGGCATATGGGTTGTTTGCCTTGACTTCTGCATTTGCTTATCCTTTAATAGGTAAATTCTCAGATAAACTAGGAGATAAAGTATTACTAATCCTTTACTCATGGTCTATGGCGGTACTTCTTTTGTTTTTCCCATTAGTCACAGAAGTTTGGCAGGTCTATATTTTGCAAATCATGATGGGAATATTAGGTGCAATCCAAAAAAACACGGAAAAAACTGCATTAGCTAGAAAAGTGGCAAAAGAAACAGCAGGAATGGAAATTGGGAAGTATCATATTTGGACTTCTGTTGGAGCAGCTCTTGCAATCATATTAACTGGGTATATGGTAGATTTTATTACCATTGGAAGTATCTTTTATTTAGCATCATTGTTATATCTTATCAGCGGTATAATCTTATTAAAGAAACATTAA
- a CDS encoding FAD-binding oxidoreductase, whose amino-acid sequence MKRKHIFLIIVVYGIILGASIYSYKNRISHPVAEDKGHLLPISMKSIQSAYGDKEIQKIVKKAIKTNDKLSIAGMSHSQGGQTLYPNAIMIDMKQYNKIINLDKKNKTITVQSGATWDDIQRYINPFGLSIKVMQSQNIFTVGGSLSVNVHGRDIRNDALIDTIQSFHLLNPKGEIVNVSRTENAELFPYVIGGYGLFGVILDVTIQLTDDELYVTKTKSLNYQNYSTYFEEKVKDNEKVKMHLARISVAPKTFLREMYVTNYEIASNQEEMNDYSKLKRDNIVAVPKALLGMSRYSNWGKDAFWELQKKYMKTINNKLETRNNVMRSETAFMDYDSGTRTEVLQEYFVPVGEFASYIDDLRAVLNKEKDFNLLNITIRYVSKNDHAVMSYSKDNMFALVLLINQGRSKQDIKSTEKVVQKMIDVTLAHQGSYYLPYYSYPTKEQLYQAYPHAAEFFDMKRKYDPEERFVNLFYKEYGK is encoded by the coding sequence TTGAAGAGAAAACATATCTTTCTCATTATTGTGGTATATGGAATAATTCTTGGAGCATCCATTTACTCATATAAAAATAGGATTAGCCATCCAGTGGCTGAAGATAAAGGTCATTTACTCCCAATCTCAATGAAAAGTATTCAATCTGCCTATGGTGACAAGGAAATTCAAAAAATTGTTAAAAAAGCGATAAAAACAAATGATAAGCTATCGATTGCTGGAATGTCACATAGTCAAGGGGGACAAACCCTTTATCCAAATGCCATCATGATTGATATGAAACAGTATAATAAAATAATCAACCTTGACAAAAAAAATAAAACGATAACTGTTCAAAGTGGGGCCACATGGGATGATATTCAGCGCTATATTAATCCATTTGGTTTATCTATAAAAGTAATGCAATCTCAAAATATATTTACAGTCGGAGGTTCCTTAAGCGTTAATGTCCATGGAAGAGATATAAGAAATGATGCCCTCATCGATACGATTCAATCTTTTCATCTTTTAAATCCGAAGGGTGAAATAGTCAATGTAAGTAGAACAGAAAATGCAGAGCTTTTCCCCTATGTTATTGGTGGATATGGATTATTTGGAGTAATTTTAGATGTTACCATCCAATTAACAGATGACGAATTATATGTCACTAAAACAAAGTCACTGAATTACCAAAATTATTCTACATATTTTGAAGAAAAAGTAAAAGATAATGAAAAGGTGAAAATGCATTTAGCTCGTATATCTGTTGCACCAAAAACGTTTTTACGAGAAATGTATGTAACTAACTATGAAATAGCATCCAATCAAGAGGAAATGAATGATTACTCCAAATTAAAAAGAGATAATATTGTCGCAGTACCTAAGGCTTTACTCGGAATGTCACGTTATAGTAACTGGGGAAAAGATGCTTTTTGGGAACTTCAAAAAAAATATATGAAAACAATAAATAATAAACTAGAAACGAGAAATAATGTCATGCGTTCTGAAACAGCTTTTATGGATTATGATAGTGGAACAAGGACAGAGGTACTTCAAGAATACTTTGTACCAGTAGGTGAGTTTGCTAGTTATATAGATGATTTGCGTGCTGTACTTAACAAGGAGAAAGACTTTAACCTTCTTAATATAACTATACGTTATGTTTCAAAAAATGATCATGCGGTCATGTCCTATTCTAAAGATAATATGTTTGCGCTTGTATTACTTATCAATCAAGGACGTTCAAAGCAAGATATTAAAAGCACAGAAAAAGTAGTACAGAAAATGATCGATGTAACACTGGCTCATCAAGGGAGTTATTATCTTCCCTATTACTCATATCCAACAAAAGAGCAACTCTATCAGGCTTATCCACATGCCGCTGAGTTCTTTGATATGAAAAGAAAATATGATCCTGAAGAACGGTTTGTTAATTTATTTTATAAGGAGTATGGGAAATGA
- the glsA gene encoding glutaminase A has protein sequence MQCQSIEELQLLVNKAKKYTDQGKVADYIPALKMANPDSLSIALYYPDGNCYSAGDVSENLTLQSISKVISLALALMDWGEDYVFDHVGQEPTGDPFNSIAKLEISKPSKPLNPMINAGALAVTHMIKGESVEERFQRLLTLIQKLANNSSIGYSREIARSEFETADLNRSLCYFLKQHGIINEEVEQLIDLYTRQCSIEMNCLDLSRIGCVLAFDGKDPLTEVQLIPANIARICKTFMVTCGMYNASGEFAIKVGIPAKSGVSGGILGTVPGRCGIGVYGPALDEKGNSVAGIQLLKMMSEKYMLSMF, from the coding sequence TTGCAATGTCAGTCTATAGAGGAATTACAGTTATTAGTTAATAAAGCGAAGAAGTATACTGATCAAGGCAAAGTTGCCGATTACATACCAGCACTTAAAATGGCGAATCCAGATAGTTTGTCAATAGCTCTTTATTATCCAGACGGAAATTGCTATTCTGCTGGAGATGTATCGGAAAATTTAACGTTACAAAGTATATCGAAAGTTATTTCTTTAGCTTTAGCACTAATGGATTGGGGAGAAGACTATGTATTTGATCATGTTGGACAAGAACCAACAGGCGATCCGTTTAACTCAATTGCTAAGCTAGAAATTAGTAAACCATCTAAACCGCTCAACCCCATGATTAATGCAGGCGCGTTAGCCGTCACCCATATGATTAAAGGTGAAAGTGTAGAGGAACGTTTTCAACGTTTATTAACACTCATTCAAAAATTAGCGAATAATTCATCCATTGGGTATAGCCGTGAGATTGCTCGCTCCGAATTTGAGACTGCTGATCTAAATAGGTCTTTATGTTATTTTCTTAAGCAACATGGCATCATTAATGAAGAGGTTGAACAACTCATTGATTTATATACGAGGCAATGTTCAATTGAAATGAATTGTCTGGATCTGTCTAGAATTGGTTGTGTACTTGCATTTGATGGAAAGGACCCCTTGACAGAGGTGCAATTAATCCCTGCAAATATTGCGAGAATTTGTAAGACATTTATGGTAACCTGTGGAATGTACAATGCATCTGGGGAATTTGCCATTAAAGTAGGTATTCCTGCTAAAAGTGGTGTATCCGGAGGAATATTAGGGACAGTACCAGGAAGATGTGGGATTGGTGTTTATGGTCCTGCTCTTGATGAAAAAGGAAATAGTGTAGCAGGAATTCAGCTTCTTAAAATGATGTCTGAAAAATACATGTTAAGCATGTTTTAA
- a CDS encoding helix-turn-helix transcriptional regulator: MKTETRLQEMSDFLKTKRSRIHPHMVGLPAGTRRRTPGLRREEVAQLAGVSTTWYTWLEQGRDIKVSASVLDAVSNALQLNTDERKYLFALAMEEGVKSSELDEEEAIVSPSLNKILKELQYCPTIITDRKCHIVGWNQASANVFLDFEKVEDEQRNLIYLVFARKELRSLAVNWEHFVKGFLAIFRTYYGQYVADPWYSDFIEKMEKDFPEFQELWNESEVSSAPEVLIEFRHGKAGKMLFNLTSLQVQGNHDLRCSVYTPVEDTNTENKLKKLMERSR; this comes from the coding sequence ATGAAAACTGAAACGCGGCTTCAAGAAATGTCTGATTTTTTAAAAACGAAACGTTCTCGAATACATCCACATATGGTTGGACTTCCTGCAGGAACTCGACGAAGAACACCTGGTTTACGTAGGGAAGAAGTAGCACAGCTAGCTGGAGTAAGTACAACTTGGTATACATGGCTAGAACAAGGTAGAGATATTAAAGTGTCTGCATCTGTTTTAGATGCTGTTTCGAATGCATTGCAATTAAATACGGACGAAAGAAAATATTTATTTGCTTTGGCGATGGAAGAAGGGGTAAAATCATCTGAGCTGGATGAAGAAGAAGCAATAGTTAGTCCATCTTTAAACAAAATATTAAAAGAGCTTCAATATTGTCCTACTATTATTACGGATCGTAAATGTCATATTGTTGGATGGAATCAAGCATCAGCAAATGTATTTCTTGATTTTGAAAAGGTGGAAGATGAGCAAAGAAATCTCATCTATTTAGTTTTTGCAAGGAAGGAATTAAGAAGTTTAGCTGTAAATTGGGAGCACTTTGTAAAAGGATTTCTTGCTATTTTTCGTACCTATTATGGACAATATGTGGCTGATCCATGGTACTCGGATTTTATTGAGAAAATGGAAAAGGACTTCCCAGAATTTCAGGAATTATGGAATGAGAGTGAAGTTAGTTCCGCGCCCGAAGTGCTTATCGAATTTCGTCATGGAAAAGCTGGGAAAATGCTGTTTAATCTCACTTCATTACAAGTCCAAGGAAATCACGATTTACGTTGTAGTGTGTATACACCAGTTGAGGATACGAATACTGAGAATAAATTAAAAAAATTAATGGAAAGAAGTCGATGA
- the fabF gene encoding beta-ketoacyl-ACP synthase II, with the protein MKRVVITGMGIISPIGNTVDTFWTNLMKGKSGISEIDTFDVSDTKTKIAGIIREFDGEKLWGRKEARKLDRFCQFALAAALQALEDSHIHLDKINPERLGVYVGSGIGGINTLIENVHLLNDRGAKRVSPSLVPMMISNAAAAQISIRLGARGPSMSPVTACSIGNTSIGEAYRAIQNDDADIIFTGGAEAAISKLSLASFGNAQALSTNNDVPTLASRPFDASRDGFVMSEGAGILVLESMEHALKREATIYGEVIGYGASSDAYHMVASHPDGRGAFQAMKSALNNAQLSPNDIDLISAHATSTQVGDHSETKAIKNLFEDYAYKIPITANKSMLGHMLGASGGAEAIALVKSLQDHFIPPTINLNHPDPECDLDYVPNKGRSANLTIGLSNSFGFGGHNSAIIIKKFQ; encoded by the coding sequence ATGAAGAGAGTTGTTATCACAGGAATGGGTATTATCTCTCCCATCGGTAATACGGTTGATACTTTTTGGACGAACTTAATGAAGGGTAAGTCAGGAATTTCTGAGATTGATACCTTTGATGTATCTGATACTAAAACGAAAATAGCCGGTATTATTCGTGAATTTGATGGTGAGAAATTGTGGGGAAGAAAAGAAGCAAGAAAATTAGATCGCTTTTGTCAATTTGCCTTAGCTGCTGCTTTGCAGGCATTAGAGGATTCTCATATTCATTTAGATAAAATCAATCCAGAACGGTTAGGTGTTTATGTTGGATCGGGCATCGGTGGAATAAATACGTTAATAGAAAATGTTCATTTACTAAATGATCGTGGGGCAAAAAGAGTAAGTCCTAGCTTAGTACCTATGATGATTTCAAATGCTGCAGCTGCACAAATCAGTATTAGGTTAGGGGCACGTGGGCCATCCATGTCTCCAGTCACTGCCTGTTCTATCGGAAATACTTCAATCGGTGAAGCCTATCGTGCTATCCAAAATGATGATGCAGATATTATTTTTACAGGAGGAGCAGAGGCAGCAATTTCAAAATTATCATTAGCTAGCTTTGGAAATGCCCAGGCTCTCTCAACAAATAATGATGTGCCTACATTAGCTAGTCGACCTTTTGATGCATCCAGAGATGGCTTTGTCATGAGTGAGGGGGCAGGAATATTAGTACTTGAATCAATGGAACACGCACTAAAAAGAGAAGCCACCATCTATGGGGAGGTCATTGGATATGGTGCTAGCTCGGATGCATATCATATGGTTGCCTCCCATCCAGATGGAAGAGGTGCTTTTCAGGCGATGAAAAGTGCATTAAATAATGCTCAATTATCACCGAACGACATTGATCTAATTAGTGCCCATGCGACAAGTACTCAAGTAGGTGACCACTCGGAAACAAAGGCAATTAAAAATTTATTTGAAGACTATGCCTATAAGATCCCAATTACTGCCAATAAATCTATGCTTGGACATATGTTAGGAGCATCAGGAGGTGCAGAAGCGATAGCTTTAGTGAAAAGTCTACAAGATCATTTTATCCCACCTACAATTAATCTTAATCATCCTGATCCGGAATGTGATCTGGATTATGTGCCTAATAAAGGGAGATCAGCTAATCTTACGATTGGATTATCTAATTCATTTGGCTTCGGTGGACATAACTCAGCGATTATCATTAAGAAATTTCAGTAA